In a genomic window of Brettanomyces nanus chromosome 1, complete sequence:
- a CDS encoding uncharacterized protein (EggNog:ENOG41) — translation MTERIPAWKRLGLKVKKSVETDPLAVTTFKEPSKKRKGTKVVIETNNKKQKKAPKRKKVPKGERAAPPEKDQLVYLKEFNEDKEHWKFSKQKQNWILRNIKDIPDKYEEYLNGYVSTMKGGSRERLVKDMRKIVEEWNKECESVSEEIEGRAEKAERAEKAEKAEKVEETEKPEDTEKPEKPEKPEKPEKPQKPEKSQIDYNYAVRASKIYELLTEEAIDVKVLGSEDKEKKKKIIVEDVEVTEYQGES, via the coding sequence ATGACAGAACGGATTCCTGCATGGAAAAGACTTGGATTAAAGGTTAAGAAGAGTGTAGAAACGGACCCGCTTGCAGTTACTACTTTTAAAGAGCCaagcaagaaaagaaagggaACCAAAGTTGTGATAGAGACCAACAataagaaacaaaaaaaggCACccaagaggaagaaagttcCAAAGGGTGAAAGAGCAGCACCACCAGAAAAGGATCAATTGGTGTATTTAAAAGAATTcaatgaagataaagagcATTGGAAGTTTTCgaagcagaagcaaaaCTGGATATTGAGGAATATTAAGGATATTCCGGATAAATATGAGGAGTATTTAAATGGATATGTTTCTACGATGAAAGGAggttcaagagaaagattaGTTAAGGATATGAGAAAAATTGTTGAGGAATGGAATAAAGAGTGTGAAAGTGTTAGTGAGGAGATAGAGGGGAGGGCTGAGAAGGCTGAGAGGGCTGAGAAGGCTGAGAAGGCtgagaaggttgaagagACGGAAAAGCCTGAAGATACGGAAAAGCCTGAAAAGCCTGAAAAGCCTGAGAAGCCTGAGAAGCCACAGAAGCCTGAGAAATCTCAGATAGACTACAATTATGCTGTTAGAGCTAGTAAAATTTATGAGTTACTCACGGAAGAGGCTATAGATGTGAAGGTGTTAGGAAGTGaggataaagagaagaaaaagaagattatagttgaagatgttgaagtgACAGAGTATCAAGGGGAGTCATGA
- a CDS encoding uncharacterized protein (MEROPS:MER0026479): MILRGMLDLPVDTVVSSMMIKALVSLLLGLCTVQVSQAVPIEVSGSVSGSVSGSVSGSASVHALAELFQPVPPEFSERRELFEFHRDFVNFESLSNAEYKGSDFLGEYLEQKGLNVEYIASSNGRKNVWAYLGTKKSTKVLLTSHIDTVPPYFNYSVEKNEQDGKFRIYGRGSNDAKASIAAQVTAFDELLDEGEIGEGDVSLLYVVGEEVGGDGMVSADKQLVSRNINWNSVIFGEPTDNELAVGHKGIYYFRIRVYGHSCHSAYPDLGVDANRVLIRIMNDLEVADWPGSKLLGDTTANIGEIDASNAANVVSPYAACTVLIRVASSVEDISKIVQQIINKYSKEALKVELQVEQESNPVYLDYDVPGFNHSSLSFSTDVPNLSQRGFKRYIYGPGSIHNAHSANEYVEVESLMRSVDDYKKLVMHSLNLLEKM, encoded by the coding sequence ATGATTTTGCGGGGTATGTTAGATCTACCAGTGGATACTGTTGTCTCATCTATGATGATAAAGGCATTAGTCAGTCTTCTTCTAGGTTTATGCACTGTTCAGGTGTCACAAGCGGTTCCCATTGAGGTATCTGGTTCAGTGTCTGGATCAGTGTCTGGATCAGTGTCTGGATCAGCGTCTGTTCATGCTTTGGCCGAACTATTTCAACCGGTACCACCGGAGTTCTCAGAGAGACGAGAACTGTTTGAATTTCATCGAGATTTCGTTAACTTTGAGTCCTTAAGTAATGCAGAATACAAGGGAAGTGATTTTTTGGGAGAATATCTCGAGCAAAAGGGACTTAACGTGGAATATATTGCTTCATCCAACGGAAGAAAGAACGTTTGGGCATATCTTGGAACTAAGAAGAGCACCAAGGTCTTATTGACCAGTCATATTGATACTGTTCCTCCGTATTTCAATTATTCAGTGGAGAAAAATGAGCAAGATGGAAAGTTTAGGATATATGGACGTGGAAGCAACGATGCCAAGGCATCTATAGCGGCTCAGGTGACGGCCTTTGATGAGTTATTAGATGAAGGAGAGATTGGCGAAGGAGACGTGAGTCTTTTATACGTAGTCGGGGAAGAGGTTGGTGGAGATGGTATGGTTTCTGCGGATAAGCAGCTTGTTTCGAGGAATATCAACTGGAACTCGGTTATTTTTGGGGAGCCTACGGACAATGAGCTGGCAGTAGGTCATAAGGGAATCTACTACTTTCGAATTCGCGTATATGGACACTCGTGTCATTCGGCTTATCCCGATTTAGGGGTTGATGCCAATAGAGTACTTATTCGGATCATGAACGATCTAGAAGTGGCAGATTGGCCGGGATCCAAGCTTTTGGGAGATACTACAGCCAATATTGGGGAAATAGATGCTTCGAATGCTGCCAACGTTGTTTCTCCGTATGCTGCGTGCACAGTTCTAATCAGAGTAGCCAGTAGCGTGGAAGATATATCGAAGATAGTGCAGCAGATTATCAACAAGTACTCAAAAGAAGCTCTCAAGGTTGAATTACAGGTGGAACAAGAGTCCAATCCAGTTTACTTGGATTACGATGTTCCAGGATTTAACCACTCGTCTCTGTCATTTTCAACGGACGTTCCAAACCTGTCTCAAAGAGGATTTaaaagatatatatatggaCCAGGATCAATTCATAATGCCCATTCTGCCAATGAGTATGTGGAGGTCGAAAGCTTGATGAGAAGTGTTGATGACTACAAGAAGTTGGTAATGCATTCATTAAATCTACTGGAGAAGATGTAA
- a CDS encoding uncharacterized protein (BUSCO:EOG093412F7~EggNog:ENOG41) has protein sequence MDLTFSKLYVYNLDDDVLDSLKLMYFDSGTYEQKTEDEYIKHKKASESDYVQQTQQFAIAPIIKPKPRNVPKPQESDYDKYNKRRQANKLEPLTEEEFEARMDQLSISDDDDEEEEEGETLPDIPEASDGAQTTSISFIYTRSPCILFNSSLLPHDKCFSVYKTTLDVSGFDSEPFKTIKAFNTLQMKETLSQRMSALFMIGGGHFAGAIISHKPIATKGNKGTPEELRLQSVNFVVHKTFHRYTTRRKQGGSQSASDNARGKANSAGSSLRRYNEQALQQEVEQLLQSWKPYLDKCEKIFIKANGAYSHKSLVSKNTGAAISVGDKRIRLFPFTTKRPTTMELRRAWCELSYLKVVDVPEDNRAAFEREMKRNEFLEKSKQQSKQPPQNSPRKISEQERITNELIALLRKSKAPALISYVRTNKVNVNMSLEPVSEYCRHTPTLLHYASKNGLHRMCQVLLTSLKADPTIENVVGRTAYQIASDSTTKCAFEIARYNLGEDYCKWEEDAKVPEARSREEVDKLISEEKEKEKEETKKVHEEELESARKGIKERHDKKFGKGRTIGLVNEQTKLEALSPEQRMRVMREQRARAAEARLRKNP, from the coding sequence ATGGATCTCACGTTCTCTAAACTTTACGTCTATAATTTGGACGATGATGTTTTAGACTCGTTGAAGCTAATGTATTTCGATTCTGGCACTTATGAGCAGAAGACAGAGGACGAATACATTAAGCACAAGAAAGCCAGTGAATCTGATTACGTCCAACAGACACAGCAGTTTGCAATTGCACCTATAATTAAGCCAAAGCCTAGGAATGTTCCAAAACCACAAGAAAGCGATTATGACAAGTACAATAAAAGACGTCAGGCCAATAAGCTCGAGCCTTTaacagaggaagaatttgaggCCCGAATGGATCAGTTGAGTATCTctgacgacgacgacgaagaagaagaagaaggagaaacgTTGCCAGATATTCCTGAAGCATCTGATGGTGCACAGACCACTTCAATAAGCTTCATCTACACCAGATCGCCGTGCATTCTCTTTAACTCGTCTCTATTGCCTCATGACAAATGCTTCAGTGTGTATAAGACCACTTTAGACGTTTCAGGCTTCGATTCTGAGCCATTCAAGACCATAAAAGCGTTTAATACACTGCAAATGAAAGAAACTCTCTCACAAAGAATGTCTGCGTTGTTCATGATTGGTGGAGGACATTTTGCTGGAGCCATCATTTCTCATAAGCCTATTGCTACCAAGGGTAACAAGGGAACTCCGGAAGAGTTGCGATTACAGTCGGTAAACTTCGTTGTTCACAAAACTTTCCATAGATACACTACTAGAAGAAAGCAGGGTGGTTCACAGAGTGCCTCAGACAATGCCAGGGGTAAAGCCAATAGTGCGGGCTCCAGTTTGAGGCGTTACAACGAACAGGCgcttcaacaagaagttgagcAATTGCTACAATCTTGGAAGCCTTATTTGGACAAATGTGAGAAGATATTCATCAAGGCCAATGGTGCTTATTCGCACAAATCTTTAGTGAGTAAGAATACAGGTGCAGCAATCAGTGTGGGCGATAAAAGAATCCGACTCTTCCCTTTCACCACCAAAAGACCTACAACGATGGAGCTACGTAGGGCTTGGTGTGAGTTATCATATTTGAAAGTGGTAGATGTTCCAGAAGATAATCGTGCTGCTTTTGAGAGAGAGATGAAACGGAATGAATTCTTGGAGAAGTCTAAGCAGCAGTCAAAGCAGCCGCCGCAGAACAGTCCTAGGAAGATCAGTGAGCAAGAAAGAATCACCAACGAGCTAATTGCATTGCTCAGAAAGTCCAAAGCACCTGCACTCATCTCATACGTGCGCACTAATAAAGTGAACGTGAACATGTCGCTTGAACCTGTATCTGAATACTGCAGACATACTCCAACATTGCTTCATTATGCATCAAAAAATGGTCTTCATAGAATGTGCCAGGTGCTATTGACCAGCTTAAAGGCAGATCCGACTATTGAGAATGTCGTGGGAAGAACGGCCTACCAAATTGCTTCTGACTCAACGACAAAATGTGCATTTGAAATTGCTAGGTATaatcttggagaagattACTGTAAGTGGGAGGAAGACGCTAAAGTTCCTGAAGCAAGGagtagagaagaagtggatAAACTAATAAGtgaggaaaaggaaaaggagaaggaagaaaccaagaaaGTACACGAGGAAGAGTTGGAAAGTGCCAGAAAAGGGATTAAAGAGAGGCATGACAAGAAGTTCGGCAAGGGAAGAACGATCGGATTGGTAAACGAGCAGACAAAGCTGGAAGCGTTGTCTCCCGAGCAGCGAATGCGTGTAATGAGAGAGCAAAGGGCCAGAGCGGCCGAAGCAAGACTGAGAAAGAACCCATAG